One genomic region from Terriglobus aquaticus encodes:
- the ribD gene encoding bifunctional diaminohydroxyphosphoribosylaminopyrimidine deaminase/5-amino-6-(5-phosphoribosylamino)uracil reductase RibD — MPFTATDTAHMQRALELAKGTLGLTSPNPQVGCVLAHGNVIVGEGAHRYDLRDHAEVVALKQAGEQARGATAYVTLEPCSHFGRTGPCANALIDAGVARVIAATLDPNPLVAGQGMARIANAGILAEDGLLQAEARAMNDAYARHILTGMPLVTLKSALSVDGRLAPLPVQCAANAPFWLTGTAAREEVHRFRHSSDAILTGVGTVLADDPILSDRSNLPRRRRLLRVVLDSQCRTPLSSRLVESAIDDLLIICAPTAPFDRQRALRARGVRVESLPLLMPEERASSNTHAADSRPEAHRPELDLRAVLKRLGEMDILSVLLEAGPGLNSSFLNAGLVDKVVLFFAEVELGAASIPFANDANNPFALIERLQNIDRSDFVHETTGGARGVDACVRGTLHDPWAENFVLTPLSAA, encoded by the coding sequence ATGCCGTTTACCGCCACCGATACCGCCCACATGCAGCGAGCCCTTGAGCTTGCGAAGGGGACGTTGGGCCTTACCTCGCCCAACCCCCAGGTAGGCTGCGTGCTGGCGCATGGCAATGTGATCGTGGGCGAAGGCGCTCACCGCTACGATCTGCGCGACCACGCCGAAGTCGTCGCACTGAAGCAGGCTGGTGAGCAGGCACGTGGTGCAACCGCCTACGTCACGTTGGAGCCCTGCTCACACTTCGGCCGCACCGGCCCGTGCGCCAACGCGCTGATCGACGCGGGCGTGGCTCGCGTGATCGCCGCCACGCTCGATCCCAATCCGCTGGTCGCCGGCCAAGGCATGGCTCGCATCGCGAACGCCGGCATCCTCGCCGAAGACGGTCTGCTGCAAGCCGAAGCGCGCGCGATGAACGACGCGTACGCCCGGCACATCCTCACCGGCATGCCGCTGGTCACACTCAAGTCGGCGCTCAGCGTGGACGGCCGGCTTGCTCCTCTGCCTGTGCAGTGCGCAGCCAACGCACCGTTCTGGCTTACCGGCACGGCCGCGCGCGAAGAGGTGCATCGCTTTCGCCACAGCAGCGACGCCATCCTCACCGGCGTGGGAACGGTGCTGGCGGACGACCCCATCCTCTCGGACCGCAGCAATCTTCCGCGACGGCGACGCCTGTTGCGCGTTGTGCTTGATTCTCAATGCCGCACGCCGCTCAGCTCGCGCCTGGTGGAAAGCGCCATAGACGATCTGCTGATCATCTGCGCTCCCACCGCCCCCTTTGACCGGCAGCGTGCCCTGCGGGCGCGCGGAGTTCGTGTAGAGTCGCTGCCCTTGCTGATGCCCGAGGAGCGCGCCAGCAGCAACACGCACGCCGCCGACAGCCGCCCGGAAGCGCATCGGCCGGAACTCGATCTGCGCGCGGTGCTCAAGCGGCTGGGCGAGATGGATATCCTCTCCGTGCTGCTGGAAGCAGGACCGGGCCTCAACTCATCGTTCCTCAACGCCGGGCTGGTCGATAAGGTTGTGCTCTTCTTTGCGGAGGTCGAGCTCGGCGCAGCATCGATCCCCTTCGCCAACGACGCCAACAACCCTTTCGCCCTGATCGAACGCCTGCAGAACATCGACCGCAGTGACTTCGTGCATGAGACGACTGGCGGCGCGCGTGGTGTGGACGCCTGCGTGCGGGGCACGCTGCATGACCCCTGGGCGGAAAACTTCGTGCTCACCCCGCTGTCGGCGGCCTGA
- a CDS encoding YbjQ family protein, with translation MPVNPALVTTALELPGFRIVRSLGVVRGIVVRSRSVFGSIGASFQTLVGGDITIYTELCEKTRADAFARMSEHAAQIGANAVISFRYDANEIMQGVTEVLAYGTAVVVESL, from the coding sequence ATGCCGGTGAATCCTGCACTGGTGACCACAGCACTTGAACTGCCCGGGTTCCGCATCGTGCGGAGCCTGGGCGTCGTGCGCGGCATCGTGGTGCGCTCACGCTCGGTCTTCGGGAGCATCGGTGCCAGCTTTCAGACGCTGGTCGGTGGCGACATCACCATCTACACCGAGCTCTGTGAGAAGACGCGGGCCGATGCGTTCGCTCGCATGAGCGAGCACGCCGCGCAGATCGGCGCCAATGCCGTGATCAGCTTCCGCTATGACGCGAACGAGATCATGCAGGGCGTCACGGAAGTTCTGGCGTACGGAACCGCAGTCGTAGTAGAAAGTCTGTAA
- a CDS encoding YidB family protein gives MGLMDMVTSMMGNAGGEQGEKATVTGGLMEELQNHPGGVGGVMQSFQQNGLGGLIQQWSNGQTAPAAPSQIEQGLGGTGLIENIAQRTGLSPTVVKMGLAVAVPMLIHHYFSNGHVDQQGQQTGPQPESGGVLQNILGRII, from the coding sequence ATGGGCTTGATGGACATGGTCACGTCGATGATGGGGAACGCTGGCGGCGAACAGGGCGAGAAAGCGACCGTCACCGGTGGCCTGATGGAGGAACTGCAGAACCATCCCGGCGGTGTGGGCGGCGTGATGCAGTCGTTCCAGCAGAACGGATTGGGTGGTCTGATCCAACAGTGGTCAAACGGCCAGACCGCGCCCGCTGCTCCCAGTCAGATCGAGCAGGGTTTGGGCGGCACAGGCCTGATCGAGAACATCGCACAGCGTACCGGCCTGTCCCCGACCGTGGTCAAAATGGGCTTGGCGGTTGCGGTGCCAATGCTGATCCACCACTATTTCTCAAACGGCCATGTCGATCAGCAGGGTCAGCAGACGGGGCCGCAGCCGGAATCGGGCGGCGTTCTGCAGAACATCCTCGGACGAATCATCTAG
- a CDS encoding amidohydrolase family protein, translating to MRLASLLPLALAASFACAQMPEATTTVLQHARLIDGNGGTPMADATLVLRGRNIAAINPAKLPAGATIVDLSGKTVMPSIISDHSHLGQIQDGKGGAGLYTRENLLNQLAQWQAYGVDTIVSLGLNDPTVFYPMRAEAHTGTLPGADFFGADRGIGVPNGAPPTPAQPGPYRPATPEEARAAVREMVARHTDLIKVWVDDFHGTMPTKMSPAIYGAVIDEAHRYNVRVAAHVFYQADAKQLVRDGIDILAHGVRDTPVDDEFIALLKQHGTWYIATLDLDEATYLWAQHPAIMDTPFFQHAVSPGLAAHFTDPAWRDKVNGNTQTVEQSKAALAQNKANLKRLVDAGVNVGFGTDSGANTERIPGFAEHRELHLSVEAGLSPMQAITLATKNAAAEMKLTDRGIIAPGKRADLLVLDADPSQDIDNTQTIRAVWHNGKQVSGPVTSFEPR from the coding sequence ATGCGACTCGCTTCCCTGCTTCCGCTTGCACTCGCCGCGTCGTTCGCCTGCGCACAAATGCCTGAGGCGACCACGACTGTGTTGCAGCACGCGCGCCTCATCGACGGCAACGGCGGCACGCCTATGGCTGACGCCACCCTCGTCTTGCGCGGCCGCAACATCGCCGCCATCAACCCGGCGAAGCTGCCTGCCGGGGCAACGATCGTCGACCTCTCCGGCAAGACGGTGATGCCCTCCATCATCAGCGACCACTCGCACCTGGGTCAGATCCAGGACGGCAAGGGCGGAGCCGGCCTTTACACGCGCGAAAACCTGCTGAACCAGCTTGCGCAATGGCAAGCGTATGGCGTTGACACGATTGTCTCGCTTGGCCTGAACGACCCGACTGTCTTTTACCCCATGCGAGCCGAAGCCCACACAGGCACCCTGCCCGGCGCCGATTTCTTCGGTGCCGATCGTGGCATCGGCGTGCCGAACGGAGCTCCGCCCACGCCTGCGCAGCCCGGACCCTATCGACCGGCTACGCCTGAGGAGGCACGCGCTGCTGTCCGCGAGATGGTCGCGCGCCATACTGACCTGATCAAGGTCTGGGTCGATGATTTTCACGGCACCATGCCCACCAAGATGAGCCCCGCCATCTACGGAGCGGTGATCGACGAAGCGCACAGGTACAACGTGCGTGTGGCGGCGCACGTCTTCTACCAAGCCGACGCGAAGCAGCTCGTTCGTGACGGCATCGACATCCTCGCCCATGGCGTTCGCGACACCCCTGTCGACGACGAGTTCATCGCGCTGCTGAAGCAGCACGGCACTTGGTACATCGCCACGCTTGACCTGGATGAGGCCACCTATTTGTGGGCGCAGCACCCGGCCATCATGGACACGCCCTTCTTCCAGCACGCGGTCTCACCCGGTCTGGCCGCTCACTTCACTGACCCGGCGTGGAGGGACAAGGTCAACGGCAACACTCAAACCGTCGAGCAATCCAAAGCCGCCCTCGCGCAGAACAAGGCCAACCTGAAACGGCTCGTGGACGCGGGTGTGAACGTCGGCTTCGGCACCGACTCCGGCGCAAACACCGAACGCATTCCCGGCTTCGCCGAGCATCGCGAATTGCACCTGAGCGTGGAAGCCGGCCTCTCGCCCATGCAGGCAATCACACTGGCGACCAAGAACGCCGCGGCAGAGATGAAGCTGACCGACCGTGGCATCATCGCACCCGGCAAGCGAGCCGACCTGCTGGTGCTCGACGCGGACCCGAGCCAGGACATTGACAACACACAAACCATCCGCGCCGTGTGGCACAACGGCAAGCAGGTTAGCGGTCCGGTCACCTCGTTCGAGCCACGTTGA
- a CDS encoding glycosyl-4,4'-diaponeurosporenoate acyltransferase CrtO family protein: MSGRRQSLNLLVSAVWTALFVLPVYTFCAKHTGAAQLVLFLIAGILASIVPRAILRRLQLSANPLLYRRLRVPLLVRFTQDAPWLKRLSSGAAANPRHTRATLQGLMRDSWMRERFHLGLGVFYALCSAVALLHMLVAWAVVLTAANLVYNIYPIWLQQYLRLRIKPLLRH; this comes from the coding sequence ATGAGTGGACGACGGCAGAGCCTGAACCTACTTGTCAGCGCTGTGTGGACAGCGCTCTTTGTCCTGCCCGTTTATACCTTTTGCGCCAAGCACACAGGAGCGGCCCAGCTCGTCCTCTTCCTGATCGCGGGCATCCTGGCCTCCATCGTTCCGCGCGCGATACTGAGGCGTCTTCAACTCAGCGCGAATCCTCTGCTGTATCGCCGCCTACGCGTTCCTCTGCTGGTCCGCTTCACCCAGGACGCGCCGTGGCTCAAGCGTCTCTCCAGCGGCGCGGCCGCAAACCCGCGGCACACTCGCGCCACGCTCCAAGGGCTCATGCGCGATTCGTGGATGAGAGAACGCTTTCACCTTGGGCTCGGCGTCTTCTACGCCCTGTGTTCCGCGGTTGCGCTCTTGCATATGCTGGTCGCGTGGGCCGTCGTCCTGACCGCGGCAAACTTGGTCTACAACATCTACCCGATCTGGCTTCAGCAATACCTGCGCCTGCGAATCAAACCCTTGCTGCGACACTGA
- a CDS encoding riboflavin synthase, which produces MFTGLIAELGRVEWVEERTGAMRIRVAAPTLAARLAEGDSIAVSGVCLTALAITPQAFEADLAKETIARTSLSRLQPGTAVNLELPTPAGTPLGGHVVQGHVDGVGHLRSLTAVAAAASGESDWVLELTAPPAVARYVVEKGSITVEGISLTVASVAHQPAGEATVTIAIIPHTYAATNLHTLDSGDEMNLEADVLAKYAEQRARLERHPQSQITEESLIAAGF; this is translated from the coding sequence ATGTTTACAGGATTGATCGCGGAGCTTGGCCGCGTGGAATGGGTTGAGGAGCGCACCGGTGCGATGCGCATCCGGGTGGCGGCGCCCACGCTTGCAGCGCGCCTGGCTGAGGGCGACTCTATCGCCGTCTCTGGCGTCTGCCTCACGGCGCTCGCCATCACACCCCAGGCCTTCGAAGCAGACCTGGCGAAGGAGACCATCGCGCGCACCTCGCTGTCGCGTCTGCAGCCGGGCACGGCCGTGAACCTGGAGCTGCCCACGCCGGCCGGCACACCGCTGGGCGGCCACGTGGTGCAGGGCCACGTAGACGGCGTGGGTCACTTGCGCTCGCTCACGGCCGTGGCTGCCGCCGCTAGCGGCGAGAGCGACTGGGTGCTCGAGCTTACCGCGCCGCCCGCTGTCGCGCGCTACGTCGTTGAAAAAGGCTCGATCACGGTAGAGGGCATCTCGCTTACAGTCGCGTCCGTCGCGCACCAGCCGGCTGGCGAAGCCACCGTGACGATCGCGATCATTCCGCACACCTACGCCGCGACAAACCTGCACACGTTGGACTCCGGCGACGAAATGAACCTGGAGGCCGATGTGCTCGCGAAGTACGCCGAACAGCGTGCCCGCCTGGAACGCCACCCGCAGTCGCAGATCACTGAAGAATCCTTGATCGCTGCGGGCTTCTGA
- the pgi gene encoding glucose-6-phosphate isomerase: MAAPGTAPQRHEAWIALEKHHAEIGKQELKQMFAEDPSRGTRYTAEAEGILLDYSKNRINDETLKLLFALAESAGLKQATEAMFTGQKINTTENRAVLHVALRAPKEEKILVDGEDVVPGVHKVLDKMSAFSDKVRSGEWKGLTGKRIKNVINIGIGGSDLGPVMAYEALKHYSQRDLEFRFVSNVDGTDLVEAVHGLNADETLFLVASKTFTTLETMTNAHSARDWFLANGGTEDGIAKHFVAMSTNAKEVAKFGIDTENMFEFSDWVGGRYSMDSAIGLSTMIAIGPQNFRDMLAGFHAMDVHFRTAPLEKNLPVLLALLTVWYTDHFDAQTIAILPYEQYLKRFPAYLQQLTMESNGKHVTLEGKHVHTQTGPIYWGEPGTNGQHSFYQLIHQGTRLIPCDFIGFYKSLNPLGRHHDMLIANVFAQAEALAFGKTADEVRAEGTKEDLVPHRVFEGNRPSNTILADELTPAMLGKLVALYEHNVFTQGVIWNINSFDQWGVELGKVLATRILGELENSGTPDLKHDSSTNHLIELYRQKK; encoded by the coding sequence ATGGCAGCACCGGGTACGGCACCGCAGCGGCACGAGGCATGGATTGCGCTGGAGAAGCATCACGCAGAGATCGGCAAGCAGGAATTGAAGCAGATGTTTGCTGAGGACCCGAGCCGCGGCACGCGCTACACGGCCGAGGCGGAAGGCATTCTGCTGGACTACTCCAAGAACCGCATCAACGACGAAACGCTGAAGCTGCTCTTCGCCCTGGCTGAGTCTGCGGGCCTGAAGCAGGCAACGGAAGCGATGTTCACCGGGCAGAAGATCAACACGACCGAGAACCGCGCCGTGCTGCACGTGGCCCTGCGCGCGCCCAAGGAGGAGAAGATCCTGGTCGACGGCGAAGACGTGGTGCCCGGCGTGCACAAGGTGCTCGACAAAATGAGCGCCTTCAGTGACAAGGTGCGCAGCGGCGAGTGGAAGGGCCTGACCGGCAAGCGCATTAAGAACGTGATCAACATCGGTATTGGTGGTTCTGACCTGGGTCCGGTGATGGCGTACGAGGCGCTGAAGCACTACTCGCAGCGCGACCTGGAGTTCCGCTTTGTCTCGAACGTGGATGGCACAGATCTTGTCGAGGCGGTACACGGCCTGAACGCCGACGAGACGCTGTTTCTGGTTGCGTCGAAGACCTTCACCACGCTGGAGACCATGACGAATGCGCACTCCGCGCGCGACTGGTTCTTGGCGAACGGCGGCACAGAAGATGGCATCGCCAAGCACTTCGTCGCGATGAGCACGAACGCGAAGGAAGTGGCGAAGTTCGGCATCGATACCGAGAACATGTTCGAGTTTTCGGACTGGGTCGGCGGCCGCTACTCCATGGACTCGGCGATCGGCCTGTCGACGATGATCGCGATCGGGCCGCAGAACTTCCGCGACATGCTCGCCGGCTTCCACGCCATGGACGTGCACTTCCGCACGGCTCCGCTGGAGAAGAACCTGCCGGTGCTGTTGGCTCTGCTGACGGTCTGGTACACCGATCATTTCGACGCGCAGACGATCGCGATTCTGCCGTATGAGCAATACCTGAAGCGCTTCCCGGCGTACCTGCAGCAGTTGACCATGGAGTCCAACGGCAAGCACGTGACGCTGGAAGGCAAGCACGTGCACACGCAGACCGGCCCGATCTACTGGGGCGAGCCAGGTACCAACGGCCAGCACTCGTTCTACCAATTGATCCACCAGGGAACGCGCCTGATCCCGTGCGACTTCATCGGCTTCTACAAGTCGCTAAACCCACTTGGCCGTCACCATGACATGCTGATCGCCAACGTATTTGCGCAGGCGGAGGCGCTCGCTTTCGGCAAGACGGCCGACGAAGTCCGCGCGGAAGGTACGAAGGAAGATCTCGTGCCGCATCGCGTGTTCGAGGGCAATCGTCCGTCGAACACGATCCTTGCCGACGAACTAACGCCTGCCATGCTGGGCAAGCTGGTCGCGCTGTATGAGCACAACGTGTTCACTCAGGGTGTGATCTGGAACATCAACAGCTTTGACCAGTGGGGTGTGGAACTGGGCAAGGTGCTGGCGACCAGGATCCTGGGCGAGCTGGAGAACAGCGGTACACCCGACCTGAAACACGACAGCTCGACCAATCACCTGATCGAGCTGTATCGCCAGAAAAAGTAA
- a CDS encoding DEAD/DEAH box helicase, which yields MTSTFAATLDNTLDTTFEDQIETVALPKPANTIPDGLTFDSFDISDKLKARLKQAGFVTPTPVQAKAIQPALEGYDVLATAATGTGKTLSFLVPMIDIMDSTPMVAAPTQNQKGKRRSGSPVRALILLPTRELAMQVLDQYSKIVSSAKSDSVLVCGGLSEHSQLEQLRRGPRLVVATPGRLEDYLKRGEIDLRDVEMLVLDEVDRMLDMGFLPSIRRIVAALPRDRQTMCYSATLDANIAEVVREYVYKPVRVEIGTTSKPNERVELRAYVVMQDQKLALLDKMLGEDEGTYLVFSRTKHGADRISRKLEKLGHQVSTIHGDRSQSQRTAALKAFATGKSRILVATDVAARGIDISHIAHVVNYDLPGQSEDFVHRIGRTGRAEKTGISTTFVMPQEKADARKMERDLKMTFDWRVVEGELQKEERNAPVDLTKVDNLMQLESRSWKGGQEGASQESAPSHHRRRSSSGSGGSRSGRSGRGRRRSA from the coding sequence TTGACCTCTACATTTGCTGCAACACTGGATAACACCCTCGACACCACCTTTGAAGACCAGATCGAAACCGTCGCGCTGCCCAAGCCGGCGAACACCATCCCCGATGGCCTGACGTTCGACTCCTTCGACATCTCAGACAAATTGAAGGCTCGCCTGAAGCAGGCTGGCTTTGTGACGCCGACGCCCGTGCAGGCGAAGGCAATTCAGCCCGCGCTGGAAGGCTATGACGTGCTAGCCACGGCTGCGACGGGTACCGGTAAAACGCTCAGCTTCCTCGTTCCCATGATCGACATCATGGATTCCACGCCGATGGTTGCTGCGCCGACGCAGAACCAGAAGGGCAAACGCCGCTCTGGATCGCCTGTGCGTGCGCTGATCCTGCTGCCCACGCGCGAACTGGCGATGCAGGTACTCGATCAATACAGCAAGATCGTCTCCAGCGCTAAGAGTGACTCGGTGCTGGTGTGCGGCGGCCTTTCGGAGCACTCGCAGTTGGAGCAGCTTCGCCGCGGACCGCGCCTGGTCGTCGCCACACCCGGACGCCTTGAGGATTACCTGAAGCGCGGCGAGATTGACCTGCGCGACGTGGAGATGCTGGTGCTGGACGAAGTGGACCGCATGCTCGACATGGGCTTCCTGCCGTCCATCCGCCGCATCGTGGCCGCACTGCCGCGTGACCGCCAGACCATGTGCTACTCCGCTACGCTCGACGCGAACATCGCCGAGGTGGTGCGCGAGTACGTGTACAAGCCGGTGCGCGTGGAGATTGGCACGACCAGCAAGCCGAATGAGCGCGTAGAGCTGCGTGCGTACGTCGTCATGCAGGATCAGAAGCTGGCGCTGCTGGACAAGATGCTGGGCGAGGATGAGGGCACGTACCTGGTCTTCAGCCGCACCAAGCATGGCGCGGACCGCATTAGCCGCAAGTTGGAGAAGCTGGGCCACCAGGTCTCCACCATTCACGGCGACCGTTCGCAGTCGCAGCGTACGGCAGCGTTGAAGGCGTTTGCCACGGGCAAGAGCCGCATCCTGGTCGCAACGGACGTGGCCGCGCGCGGCATCGATATCTCGCACATTGCGCACGTGGTGAACTACGACCTGCCGGGACAGAGCGAAGACTTCGTCCACCGCATCGGCCGCACCGGCCGCGCGGAAAAGACTGGCATCTCGACGACCTTTGTCATGCCGCAGGAGAAGGCCGACGCTCGCAAGATGGAGCGCGACCTGAAGATGACCTTCGACTGGCGCGTGGTAGAAGGCGAACTGCAGAAGGAGGAGCGCAACGCTCCTGTCGACCTGACCAAGGTGGACAACCTGATGCAGCTGGAGTCGCGTTCCTGGAAGGGCGGACAGGAAGGTGCGTCGCAAGAGTCTGCACCTTCGCACCACCGTCGCCGTAGCAGCAGCGGCAGTGGTGGCTCGCGCAGCGGTCGCAGTGGGCGCGGACGCCGCCGCTCGGCTTAG
- a CDS encoding DUF4337 domain-containing protein: protein MEASEISEFMEQQEKASETHMMAVSFSISVLAVLVALVTVLSHRAHTAAVLNQSRASDEWNLYQAKKIRQSNIATTISLLQVLKPGDAAAEKQIADFRQHTSKWDSDLSESEHRAHALEMQVEAEEHRASRYDAGEALLQIGVVLASITLLTRQRIYWLVALAIGLVGLGYGAAGLLAH, encoded by the coding sequence ATGGAAGCCAGCGAGATCTCGGAGTTCATGGAGCAGCAGGAGAAGGCCTCCGAAACGCACATGATGGCCGTGTCGTTTTCCATCAGCGTTCTGGCCGTGCTGGTCGCGCTGGTCACGGTACTCAGCCATCGCGCCCACACTGCTGCGGTGCTGAACCAGTCCCGCGCTTCGGACGAGTGGAACCTGTACCAGGCCAAGAAGATCCGGCAGTCCAACATCGCAACAACGATCAGCCTGTTGCAGGTGTTGAAGCCGGGCGACGCCGCAGCCGAGAAACAGATTGCGGACTTCCGTCAGCACACCTCCAAGTGGGACAGCGACCTGTCGGAATCCGAGCACCGCGCCCACGCGCTGGAAATGCAGGTGGAAGCCGAGGAACACCGCGCCAGCCGCTATGACGCGGGCGAAGCCCTGCTGCAGATTGGGGTCGTGCTGGCGTCCATCACGCTGCTTACGCGGCAGCGCATCTACTGGCTGGTTGCCCTTGCGATTGGGCTGGTGGGTCTAGGGTATGGCGCTGCAGGCCTCTTGGCGCATTGA
- a CDS encoding VOC family protein, producing the protein MARVTGIGGVFLRAKDPKSLRQWYADHLGIHLESYGGAKLKWSDEVPAGTGATAWSTFPENTDYFGEHTQQVMINYRVDDIEGILFNLKTAGATIDPKRMDEGFGKFAWATDPEGNRFELWQPVAKG; encoded by the coding sequence ATGGCGCGTGTTACAGGCATTGGCGGTGTGTTCCTGCGTGCAAAGGATCCGAAGTCGCTTCGGCAGTGGTATGCCGATCATCTCGGCATCCACTTAGAGTCATACGGCGGTGCCAAGCTGAAGTGGTCCGATGAAGTTCCCGCTGGCACTGGCGCGACGGCATGGTCGACGTTCCCGGAGAACACGGACTACTTCGGCGAGCACACGCAGCAGGTGATGATCAACTATCGCGTCGACGACATCGAGGGCATTCTGTTCAACCTGAAAACCGCGGGCGCAACGATCGATCCGAAGCGCATGGACGAGGGTTTCGGAAAGTTTGCATGGGCGACCGACCCTGAGGGGAATCGGTTTGAACTGTGGCAGCCGGTAGCTAAGGGTTAG
- a CDS encoding thymidine kinase codes for MHQVSSVAGEGAAIHPGVLEVITGPMFSGKSEELIRRLKRAKIARQRVACYKPDIDLRYHRTAIASHSEQTMEAAVVTPNSERLREALFATDLVSQVDVVGLDEAQFFDDGIQPLALELVALGKRVILAGLDTTFANEPFGPVPALMALADRVTKLNAVCMVCGQPAIHTQRLGRSTELVVVGAAGMYEARCRAHFQPYVEPAAEQLELPEAVLATT; via the coding sequence ATGCACCAGGTCTCATCGGTCGCCGGCGAGGGCGCGGCGATTCATCCCGGCGTGTTGGAAGTGATCACCGGGCCCATGTTTTCCGGCAAGAGCGAGGAGCTGATCCGGCGCTTGAAGCGGGCCAAGATCGCTCGGCAGCGCGTCGCTTGCTACAAGCCGGACATCGACCTGCGCTACCATCGCACGGCCATCGCTTCGCACTCGGAGCAGACGATGGAAGCCGCCGTGGTGACGCCCAACAGCGAACGCCTGCGCGAAGCGCTGTTTGCGACGGACCTAGTCTCGCAGGTAGATGTGGTCGGCCTGGACGAGGCGCAGTTTTTCGATGACGGCATTCAGCCGCTGGCGCTGGAACTGGTGGCGCTGGGAAAGCGCGTCATCCTCGCCGGCCTGGACACCACGTTCGCCAACGAGCCGTTCGGCCCGGTGCCCGCACTGATGGCGTTGGCGGATCGCGTCACCAAGCTGAACGCCGTGTGCATGGTGTGCGGGCAACCGGCCATTCACACCCAGCGCCTGGGCAGGAGCACGGAGTTGGTCGTGGTGGGCGCAGCGGGCATGTATGAGGCGCGATGCCGCGCGCACTTTCAACCGTACGTGGAGCCGGCGGCCGAGCAACTGGAGCTGCCCGAAGCGGTACTGGCAACCACTTAG